ATGTTAGTTTAATAATGAGATCTAAGATGGCCTGTGAAGGTTTTCACTGTGGAACATAGGATGTACATAAACAGCCACTTTAAAGCTGTTCACACGTCACAGTGAAATGATGCTAAATATGTTGGAATAGCATTACAACAAAATTTGCttacaaatgaaataatttgTTTAACAAACACCTGGATGAATGAAAACCTGCACAGATATATTGCCATAATTGAATGCCATAAATCAAAAAACACTGCAGgaagaaaaaatacattttgtggaCTGATTAGTCTGACTAGTTTACAGTCCACACCTGATGTTCAATTTAAAAGGCAACATTTTACAGAAAGACTATAattagcacttttttttttttttttggaaaccttGATGAAAGCCTCTCCTATCTAATCAGTCCGTAGCTCTGGAGCTTTGATTGTAAAGTGGACCTGTCTCGCTTTGTTTACCGTTTCCTAGGTGTTTCGTATCTCAGTTGTAGACTGCGTAACAAATAAATCAGAAAAAGAACAATACATTGAAAACCTGGAAACAGTCCCAATATACAGTAGGAGACAAACTAACCTCGAGGCAAAAGAGTGCCAACTGATCACTCCCTATCATAACAGTAAAGTTGACTGTTTAACCAGCTCACTTTAGATTGTAATAATAGTAGAGTAATGTGAATATTTGTACCCCAGAacaacttatttgttaaaacagcACTGCTGGGATACTTACTAGGATTGCAATTATGAATAAACTCGACAAGGTGGACTTAGACCCACTATAAaatatcatacattttttaattttttgaaacAGTAGTGTAGTAGACAAGACATGAAATGCTGTCACCTAGTGGTCAGGTGgtcaattaataaataaaattggacTGACATCACcacaaaatatagtgaaaaagGTGAATATATGCCATTTTAATCGTACAAGCCATTTCTACtctactttttcttttcttttttttttaatcaaagctTTTGTTTTATTGGCTCAACCCAAGAGGTGAATTTGAGTGACTTTGAATATTGTGATATGATTAACTAAGAAATGCAAAAAGGGGAGAGAAGGAAAAATAAAGAGTCTTCAGTTTTTTGAAATATTCTAACTATATCCAACAGAGTTATCTGACTTTATTCGTGATCCCTTACATAACGAATTCATAAATGcatgcaatgtcatctgctttCCATTTCTAagttataaaacaatatattgatgaTTAATGTTCATGACATGCTGATTATTTATGTTAATGTTGCTGAGAATTCAGACATATTTATcaggaaaatgaaaaatatactaAGACGACAAGTATAACACTTAATATTTGAGATcacatcaaaatgtttttttattattattatttttatttattgttactgCTTTAGGCACATTATTTAATACGTCAGcacataaaaaatgtttgacCAGATTTTTCAGAGAAACCAACAACAAAATATGAGTAATAAAGGCCAAGAAAACTGCCAATGCCCAGCATTTAAATGCCCCAGCTTGATATTTACTTCTAAATATGATTGTTTTATGCCCTTTGAGTGCAACAAAATGTCATCCTTCTAAAACACTGAAATCTGCTTATGGCAAAGGATATTCTAAAGATTAAATAGATTTGTCACAAGAAAGAGCCTGCTCTTGAGTTGCCTGTTAAGAGGAAACAGCGAACAGCACAAATGTGTTCAAGCATCCTTGTTTTAGTGCactaaagtaaaaaacaaacaaaataaaacccaAATATATACTGTTATGAAATGAAATACGGTATTTCTCACATCgttataaaattaatatgtCTCATGTAAATATCTCTATTTTTTGTTCTGGATCCAGCATCTATTCCATTTCTTATGAATGAAATAAAGTAATATCACGTTTACATATGGGTAAACAAAACTGCAGCCCTCTAAAACATGTCAGTTAATGTAAAATGCACTCTGCACTTAAAAGGAAGAATAAATGTAAGTAAGCTTTGGATGCTTACACATGCTGTATATGTGGAACAGTATGTGTTGGTCATGTGGTCCTGTTGTTGCAGACGCAGGAGTTGGATTAAGGCTTGGCTGCTGACTTGCCTGGTTCCCTCCAGCCACCAAAAGCTTTCTCCAGGTAGAGGGCAGTGGCCAAAGAGAGACGGTCCTGTAATTTACCCGTCACAATCTGTACGCCCAGGGGCAAACCCTCTTCACTCAGCCCTAATGGACACTGGGTTACTGGCAAACCCAGGATATTAAAGATACCTGCAGAGAACAGAGCCACTTAGAGCCCAAACTCCATAATAAGTAGATCACAACCAACAACACTTACCAGTGTAAGAGAAGTTGAAGGGTGTGAAAACTGGGTGGTGATGTTTGGGAGCGATCTGGGGATGAGAGGGGTATAGCAGCACTCCGTCTGTGCCCAGCATCTCCTCCAGCTCCTGCTGCAGACTCTCCTTCTGCTGCAGAATGAATGGGGATGGATGGGAACTCTGGAACAGCTCAACTAGAGCCAGAcctgagaaagagagacagaaagggACACTATTATCACATGCATTCATCTTCAGATACAccgggggggaaaaaacaaaaacaagtcttTCCTGCACACTTTTGGAAACGCTTGTCACAGAGGAGGACATTGGCAGCATTGATTTGCATCTCATGCCAATAAAGTTCATCAGACATGGATGGAAGGGTGATTCATTCAGTCACAGTTTAAGGTACAGAAGCTCATTTGCTCTGTCACACACCTACTGCTGCTAAGGTGTGAGAAGAAAACCCCAGAAACCACTTGAACAGCTCCCAGACAGGCCAAACCTTCTTCCCGCCTTCACTCATTAGCTCTGCAAAGGTGGTGGGAGGCTGAGATGgggaaagaaattataaaacaatCTCATAAAAATCATGTTGACAACTAGAACATCATTCGTGTTATACAGTACAATAACATACAATGTAAAAATTAGACGCTTATATTAGGAAAATATTTATCTAAAAAGGAATAACAGACAATATGCTCTGGTTAAGCTCAGACATCTAaacttaattataattaattcaattttattagtgagaagaagaaaaacataaaaaaaaacttttagatATCAATTTGCATATGTAATGGACGTCAGTTGTGATCATCTTTGGTATCTCCTTTAAAAGCATCTGGAATAAAACAGCTCCATATTTAACAAAGCACATATAAGAGATTTCCTGAACCAGAAACGACGAGACCTGTTTTACAGAATACCGAATAATGTTGCACATAACACCATTATTTACACAATAGCAAAACCATAGCAACAGGATGCTTAACAGGATGGAAATGAAGAGCTAAAGTTAGCCAATCTCTCAGTGAAGTCTCAACTTCACGTTCATTTTGATGAACTCATTTGTCATCCTCTGAAACTGACTTccatcttttaaaaaatttcagtttagtaTTTTGTGcagtatatctatatatttatttattcaatatattcaatgtTGTATATGATGAAGACATGAAAATTATAATGGCAAAAAAACCCACCTTTCCATCTTTGCCAGGTGAGGCCATCATAGTTCCCCAGATCTGAAAGGAGTATTTGAGCTGAGGGATAAACAGCTCTTGGACCTTGACCCCAAGGTCTGCCTCTAAACGTCTGACCACCTAAAAAACCCAAAAGCCCATTATGAGAGGAAAATAATTTGACTGAAGCCaattcacacacactcacttacCATTTTCTGTGCCTGAAGCAGCTGTGCGTCAACTGGAGAGACCAAATGAGAGCCTCCATTGTGGGGAACAGAGAAGAACCTCAGCTTTTTCAAATCTACTTCAGCAGACAGACCCAATCTACCAGAAGTGAAAGAAGTGATCATTTAGGAGACATTTCTAACAGCGGTtgaccaaaatgaaaataaataagttgaGAGATTACAACAATATGTTGCAAGGTAAactattatacaaaaatataaaggaaatacaccactgttcaaaagtttggggtcagtacgattttttaaattaaatattaaaataatacattttatgaagtacattttaaaaaaaaaatgaaattactatttttaattcagtaagGAGGATGCATTCTATATTCTAACAGGCTTCATGCAGTGAATGCTTTTGGACCCTCAAGATGAGATCATCACAACTTTTAAAGGCATAGTCATTaataactcaccctcatgtcgttccaaacctgtaaagcCTAGTTCACACTACACGACTTTACACGTCGGGAGATCGCTGTGCTGTTCAGGCTACATGACTTGATTGTCTGTCTTTAAGTCGTTGTGGTGTTCACACTACTTGACTCTGTGTAAATGATCTGCAACCAGGGGTTACACACTACACGAGCTGACAACAACTCTGTCACCCAAGGACTCGATTCGGTCCCTAAACCACATTTTGTCATGAAAACACGCGAGAATTGACCGTtagcaaagagcttgattgacatgagatctgaccaatcagaaggcTTATATTATGTGCAGCCACTGCTGCCTGTCTCTGGAGCGCCGATCACCCGCTGATTTTCCCCCGATTACAGCCCGACCTGTCGCCGAGCTCATTAACTTGCAAATCGGGCTTAAATCGGGCTTAAAATCCTGTAGTTTGAACTAGCCTTAAGACCTTCGTtcttctttgaaacacaaattaagatatttctgataaTATCCGAGAGCATTCTGATGCTCCATAGACAGCAGCACAACTACCAAGTACAAGgctcagaaaggtagtaaggacatcattaaaatagtccatgtgacatcagtgcttcaaccgtaattttatgcgtcagcagcaccacacgcaTACATAATGGTACTCTCATGAACGTGCATCGAaaactgacacggaagagaagaaattgttgaataaagtcattatttttgttttctttgctcaaagaaagtattctcgtagcttcataaaattaaggttgaaccactgatgtcacatggactattttaatgatgtccacctttctacctttctgggccttgaacgtgtcagttatgttgctgtctatggagggtccgAAAGCTCTCATGTTTCACCAAAAATGTCGTAATTTGtgttcgaagatgaacgaaggtcttacgggtttggaacgacatgagggtgagtaattaatgacagaagtttcatttttggatgaactatccctttaagaagcaGCTGAAGATACTTCTTCTACAAGCATATAACCACTCCACTCTCTTAAAGGAgaagttcacttccagaacaaaaatttacagattatttactcaccccttgtcatccaagatgttcatgtctttcaaaattcagtttaaatgcagcttcaaagggctctaaacgatcccagccgaggaagaagggtcttatctagttAAACGATCGGTTATTTTCTATAAGAAATTAcgatttatatactttttaacctcaAATGATCGTCTTGTCTAGCTATGCATGTACTCCGTGCACTCTGGTTCAAGACAGTCAGGGTAGGTCGAAAAACTCCCAtttcattttctcctccaacttcaaaaatCGTCCTACATCactgttttacctttttttgtaaagtgCGTTTGATCTTCTTTGCACGTTCACTTTGTAAACACAGAATCTGTACTTCTGCAGCAATGTAGGacaattttgaagttggagTAGGGGTGGGCGCTATACCGTGGACACCGTTACATATTCATGGATTTCATTGGATGGACAGacaaagatttttttcccccgcGGTCGTTACTGCGTTACTTTtcatcagagagagagatatgCCCAGCTCGATCAGACATAAATCAGAATCGGATAGTTTTTGTTCCAAACACACGATCGGCTCTTCGGAACTGCACACAAACTGGATTACAATAATTTCCCAAAATGTAAGTCTGTAAATGGCCGTTAACACAGGACAGAGACGCAGAACATGGacacaaagagagaaaatactgGAGCAGGCAGCGCAAGATCACTGTTCACAATGCTCGAAATATaggaagaaaaatataaataatgaattgggGGCAGGGGGTTAATATGAATGAGTATCTGAAGGGAagagcattttctttttctcttaccTCCGTGTTCATAAGCGCAGCGCAGAGCAGCTTTATTTACAGCGGTAACAAAGGAACGCTAAACTGAGGCCATAAACGCaatctgctgtcagagagtgaatttgcatgTTCTTTCAGTCCATTTGCTGTTTTTTGCACAGGTGTCTTATGCAGCATAATTTCACACatctaaagtcagaccatttaTTTTTGCCTTAGATCTTGAAATCATGCTTTTTTTCTAGTTATATAaggttaaaatacatattttgcctgtaatttaacTAAGGTCTACTAAAACGGAGCTGGACAATTCGTCGTAAGtgaaaaaatgctaatttagaGAGAGTTAATATGAGACTGAAATGAAAGAGATGGGTCAAACATAACACTGAGATTTCTAACGATACTAGATGGAGTAATTAAAGTGTCAATAATATCGCAAGTAAAGTCAGTGGGAACTTTGGTGGTAAGTGATGGAGTACCAATAATGATGATCTCAGTTTTATCCATATTTAGTTTCAGAAAATTAGAGTTAAGCCAAGTTTTAATATTCTGCACGCAAACAGAAATTCatgtaatgtttttctcaaaaaaacaatttctttacgactgaagaaagaaagacatgaacatcttggatgacaggggggtgagtaaataatctGTAAATTGAAAGCATgagatatttcacaatattttctaTTACTGTATTTCAGTTAAATATCAGATTTGATTAGCATAGGAgactaatgtttttaaaaacacctcTAACAGACCACAAACCTTTGTGTAAAGCTCTTATTTCTTACAGTGTTGTTGTAATGATCATATCTGTGTAGTCATTTTGTAAATAGCGTAAACTATTACTTATTTGCATTGGGTCCTCCCATGATGCTTAGCATGGGAATCAGGTCTTCAGCATAGCGGCACATGGGTCCTGTACACAGAAATCCCATCTGCAGTCCAGAGGCGGGTGGATACTGACCATCATTGCTTACGATACCTGTATGTACAGAGAAAACCAAATGTAGTCTGTGTTCCTCATAACCTTAATTAACATTACTACAATATGTGAAACCATGCACTCCATCTGTGTCTCCATTATTCTACTTACCAATACATGCAAACAACTACACCTATTCTTCTTACCTGTTGATGGCTTGTGTCCGAAGATGCCATTGAAAAAGCAGGGAATACGGATACTACCCCCAATATCCGACCCAATTCCAATCATAGAGGCACCAGCACCCAATATACTGCCTTCACCTCCTACAATTGagattattaaatacatttaatttgaattcaTGTTGCCCTGGAGGTCATCATGGACTTCTACTGCAAAGGCAATAGTTTTCAGTTACAGAtgctgttttaaaaatgtagtccACTATTCACAGTCAGCTATTATGAATTTCTTCTGTGAGCAAAAGTGTCCGAAAGAAATAGGATTACAGAGATAAAGGGAATATTGTATGCCTTGGCTGGTCATGTGATGTGATCTTGTGGTTTTACAGCTGTTAAAGCATACAGTTTTTATGAATACAGGGTTTTTGCAGGTTTTACAAAGGTCATGTTAACACCATCAAGGTCATTTTAAACATCTTATtaaggcaaataaataaaatttaaggaCCAAATTGAAGGGAACACGGTATGatctctaaatgtaaatgtcctTGAAGTAGAAAATGAGTTGTATTACCAAcagtttaaatatacaatttcaaatttttccatttttaattaatattacaaacAAAGCTTGACTAGAATTTGGAAAGAATTTTTATGACTCGTTTCCACTGAGTGGTACGGGTCAGTACAGCACAGTACGGTACGATTCGGGACCGGACACCCTGATCCAGCTTGCGTTTCCACCGCCAACAGTACCCTTACTTGATAAGCGATCGACGATAAAGTATAAGAGGCTTATAtaagaggaaataaagacaaaagcaaacaattcagtcaaacgTATGCAACAAAGTCAGCGCTGTAGCCTACTACGGTAaagttcaaaaatgtataaagttaaacataactttgtgctcagccaaaacgatatgaccaggaacaaataatagatttatGAGACCAAGAATGCCTGTTAAATATACCCAAAACTAattgtatctcatgtttaatcactacagagacatcagagccagcggcaaatgCCGGAAGGACTAGCCGAGCTGAGGCTGCTCTAGGaggatacatgagcactgagcgcccGGTGATCGCATGGAGCTCCGAAATCGGCATAGCAAATTTTCAAGTAGGcgctatctttataaataaacccaCAGATTTG
The genomic region above belongs to Onychostoma macrolepis isolate SWU-2019 chromosome 01, ASM1243209v1, whole genome shotgun sequence and contains:
- the faah2a gene encoding fatty-acid amide hydrolase 2-A gives rise to the protein MALTRFERFLGRLLRAVVWMLFAAFKLFAPQQRHGVSRLPPITNPLLLLSAMQLARKIRRKEVTSVEVVQAYIDRIQEVNPLINAMVKDRFSAALQEAAQVDKLIEEETGGEEVLEDRLPLLGVPITVKEAFALQGMPNSTGLLTRRDLFSGVDAPSVALLKRAGAIPLGVTNCSELCMWLESHNHLYGITNNPYDFERIAGGSSGGEGSILGAGASMIGIGSDIGGSIRIPCFFNGIFGHKPSTGIVSNDGQYPPASGLQMGFLCTGPMCRYAEDLIPMLSIMGGPNANKLGLSAEVDLKKLRFFSVPHNGGSHLVSPVDAQLLQAQKMVVRRLEADLGVKVQELFIPQLKYSFQIWGTMMASPGKDGKPPTTFAELMSEGGKKVWPVWELFKWFLGFSSHTLAAVGLALVELFQSSHPSPFILQQKESLQQELEEMLGTDGVLLYPSHPQIAPKHHHPVFTPFNFSYTGIFNILGLPVTQCPLGLSEEGLPLGVQIVTGKLQDRLSLATALYLEKAFGGWREPGKSAAKP